From the genome of Impatiens glandulifera chromosome 9, dImpGla2.1, whole genome shotgun sequence, one region includes:
- the LOC124916816 gene encoding uncharacterized protein LOC124916816 has product MPAPLQYPRVDTLKLKVHIERKLGHEKSDKYFLLLKQYLTCKLSKSEFDCLCIRVIGRDNICIHNHFVQAILRNTIVAESSPKGIRSGLNLQSFCRDAFPLSPRKGRTPNLRDRKFRHRFSPLNPHGKSHIAICEDSVSKFKKQRNVNVTVTVTDMLSERSRVIRAPFGISIKGKQMKRKRKKKKILHGGSELLPDSISLKARLEEHLVMEGFTISMDCVNLLNCGLDVYLKRLILPSLELASSQMSTTMKLKRPIFASLLDFQVALEANPKILGEDWPVQLERICSHSPAQN; this is encoded by the coding sequence ATGCCAGCGCCTTTACAATACCCTCGAGTGGATACTTTGAAACTGAAGGTTCATATTGAGAGAAAGCTTGGTCATGAGAAATCAGACAAGTACTTCCTCTTATTGAAGCAATATTTAACCTGTAAACTTAGCAAATCGGAGTTTGATTGTCTCTGCATTCGTGTCATTGGGAGAGATAACATTTGTATACATAATCACTTTGTTCAAGCAATCTTAAGGAATACAATAGTTGCAGAGTCATCCCCAAAAGGGATCAGATCTGGTCTCAACCTGCAATCATTTTGTAGAGATGCATTTCCTCTTTCCCCACGGAAGGGAAGGACACCTAATCTTCGAGATAGAAAGTTTAGGCATCGGTTTAGTCCACTCAATCCCCATGGGAAGTCTCATATTGCCATTTGTGAAGATTCTGTTTCTAAATTCAAGAAACAGAGAAATGTTAATGTTACTGTTACTGTTACTGATATGCTTTCTGAAAGAAGCCGAGTCATAAGAGCTCCATTTGGAATCTCTATAAAGGGAAAACAgatgaagaggaagaggaagaagaagaagatactTCATGGTGGATCAGAATTACTTCCTGATAGCATTTCTCTTAAAGCTAGACTTGAGGAGCATCTTGTTATGGAAGGTTTCACCATCTCAATGGATTGTGTGAACCTTTTGAACTGTGGGCTTGATGTTTACCTAAAAAGATTGATTTTGCCATCTTTGGAGTTAGCCAGTTCCCAAATGAGTACTACCATGAAACTGAAAAGACCTATCTTTGCATCTTTGTTGGATTTCCAAGTTGCATTGGAAGCCAATCCCAAAATACTTGGAGAAGATTGGCCTGTGCAACTTGAGAGAATCTGTTCTCATTCCCCAGCTCAGAATTGA